Within Methyloversatilis discipulorum, the genomic segment GTCGGTGGCGGCGTCGAAACGATGAGCCGCGGCGGCTACCTGATGCCGGCTGCCCGCTGGGGCGCGCGCATGAACGACACCAAGATGATCGACATGATGGTCGGCGCGCTGACCGATCCGTTCGACACGGTGCACATGGGCATCACTGCCGAGAACATCGCCAGCCAGTTCGGCTTCAATCGCGAGGAGCAGGACGCCTTCGCCGTCGCTTCGCACCAGAAGGCGGCTGCGGCGACCGATGCCGGTCACTTCAAGTCGCAGATCGCGCCGCTGGAAGTGGTGACCAAGAAGGGCACCACCGTCATCGACACCGACGAACACTTCCGCCGTGACGCGTCGATCGAAGGTATGGCCAAGCTGCGCCCGGTGTTCAAGAAGGACGGTTCGGTCACCGCCGGCAATGCTTCGGGCATCAATGACGGCGCCGCTGCCATCGTCATGATGGAAGCCGGTGCCGCTGCCCGCGCCGGCGCCAAGCCGTTGGCCCGTCTGGTGTCCTACGCGGTCGCCGGCGTTGACCCGACCATCATGGGCACCGGCCCGATCCCGGCCGTCAAGATGGCGCTGCAGCGCGCCGGTCTGAAGGCCTCCGATCTCGACGTGATCGAATCGAACGAAGCCTTCGCCGTGCAGGCCATGTGCTGCACGCGCGAACTGGGGCTCGATCCGGCCAAGGTGAACCCGAACGGGGGCGCCGTCGGTCTGGGTCACCCGGTCGGTGCCACCGGCGCCATCCTGACCGTCAAGTGCCTGTACGAACTGCAGCGCACCGGCGGCCGCTATGGTCTGATCACCATGTGTATCGGTGGCGGTCAGGGCATCGCAGGCATCATCGAACGGATCTGATCGAGGCTTTCCCGGTCTGACGAAAACGCCCCGCCCTGTGCGGGGCGTTTTCGTTTCAGGGCACTGCACCACATGAATCCGGGTTCCGCACCCGCTTGGTGCGTAAAACCCTTCAAAGCGGAAGGTTTCCAGTCCTGGCGCCGGTTTCCGGCATGGCACATTTTTCGCTGAACACGTGTACGCGCCAAACAATCACACGAGACAACCCGATCATGGCCAACCCGTCCTCGATCTATGACGAAATGAACGGCGCCGACGGCACGGTGCGCGCTCATTACGCTGGCTACCAGAAGTGGCTGGCGGAAACCCCGCCGGAGCGCATCGCGCAAAAGCGTGCCGAAGCGGATCTGGTGTTCCACCGGGTCGGCATCACCTTCGCGGTCTATGGCGAGGAAGAGGGCAAGGAGCGGCTCATTCCGTTCGACGTCGTGCCGCGCATCATCCCTGCCCAGGAGTGGAAGC encodes:
- the bktB gene encoding beta-ketothiolase BktB, whose translation is MADKREVVIVGAARTPIGAYGGSLKDFTACDLGAHVVKAAFARAGVDAKEAQHLVLGNVIHTEARDMYVSRVVAINGGMSKESCAMGVNRLCGSGFQAIVSAANAIQLGDADCAVGGGVETMSRGGYLMPAARWGARMNDTKMIDMMVGALTDPFDTVHMGITAENIASQFGFNREEQDAFAVASHQKAAAATDAGHFKSQIAPLEVVTKKGTTVIDTDEHFRRDASIEGMAKLRPVFKKDGSVTAGNASGINDGAAAIVMMEAGAAARAGAKPLARLVSYAVAGVDPTIMGTGPIPAVKMALQRAGLKASDLDVIESNEAFAVQAMCCTRELGLDPAKVNPNGGAVGLGHPVGATGAILTVKCLYELQRTGGRYGLITMCIGGGQGIAGIIERI